GAAGTGAAATTCATGAAAGTATGCTGTGGCGACACATTGCTACTCAGCGCGCCATCGCCAAAAACCCAAGTGTAGGAAAACGCTCCTTGCGACTGGTTGGTGAACTCCACTGTGAGCGGGCCACAGCCTTCGGTGACACTTGCGGTAAACGCCGCTTCGGGCACCGGTTCAACCTCAATTTCAAAATCTTCACTGGCAGAGCAATGAGGTGTGGCAACATCAAGTGTGATGTTATAGGTACCGATGGCATTAAACGTTGGGTTCACCACGGAGCCGGTCAGTATGCTATCGCCGTTGATGTCCCAGATCCATGAAACAATACTGTCGCCTGGTGCAGCAACCGACTGGTCCACAAAGGTAGCAGGCACTCCTACGCACACGTTTTCGGGTAAAAATCCAACCTGTGGGGTTTGATAGACAAAAACTTCAGTGTGGTCGGTGTTGGAACAGCCGTTTGCTGAAGTTACTGTAAGCGTTGCGAGATGCGCCCCGGGAGTAGTGATAGTCATAGCCGGAGGAGTTGGCAAGCTGCTCAACTGCCCCTCAGGCAGTATCCACTCCCATGAAGTGATATTGCCCGCAGTACCGCTTGAAAACTGCACCGTAAGTTCGTCGCAGGCCGCAGGGTTATCTACATTAATAATGGGCGTGGGAGCAGGAAGCACCACAACCGGAAAAGTAGCTGTGTCGGCGCAGCTTCCTGCGGCTCCGTCAATGGTGGCTACCAGTTGCACGAGGTATGTGCCCGGGTTGTTGAATGTTCGGGTGATGTTACCGGAGCCGGTATTGATCCAGGGATTGGTGCCGAAGTGCCATGAAAAAGAATTGGCGTTGGCCGATGATTGATTGACAAATACCACAGACTGTCCGGCGCAAATGGTATCGGCACTGGCAGTAAAAGCTGCCTGGGCAGGCTCAACAATCTGCACGGTAATTACCGCAGTATCCTGTCCGCAGTAATTGCTGTCAATCATCATAATCTCGTAAGTACCAAGTCCGGGGTAAGCGATGGTCTTGGGGAAGGTGGGTGGCCACGGTGTCCAGTCAATGATAGAGTCCTGACCGGTACCCCAGTAATCACCAAAGTTCCAGTACTCCTGGCGCTGGAAGATATTACCTTGAAACAAACAGTTTCGCTCGGTGGTGTTCAGAAAAGTGAAAACGGTATCTGGATAGCACTGCACAAAGTTGGACGGCGTGATGGCGGCGTCGTCCAAATCCCAAATACGAATGGGGTTAAAGGTAGCCTGACTGGGCCCTCCCTGAATGGTGTTACAATAGTTCTCGGCGGTGAGTGTCACCACCGTTTCGCAATCTACGGTACCCTGCTCATACAAATGACTGATGGTTTGGTTCCAGTTGGTGTGGTCAAAAACCAATGGCGGACTGCCATCGCCAAAATTCCAGGTAAAAACAGTGGTTTCGGAGACGTTGGTGCTCGAGTTGATAAAATCCATAACCTGAGGCGCACAGGCCTGGGTAAGCCCTCCTACCGGGATCTGGATAGAAGCACTGGTAGCCTCCTCCATCACCACAACCCCCTGTACTTCGCAGCCTGAAGCAATCTCGGTAAAAGTTACCACGAAAGTATCAACCGTGGCGGTGTACAGGTGGGTTACCGAAGCGGGAGGCACCAACGATGCGCCGCTTTGCACAGGTGATCCATCGCCCCAATTCACCTCCCACTCACCGATGGCGGCGGGTGATTGAAGTGTAAGCGTATAGTTCCCTCCGTTGCAGGAATACCAGTAGGGATTTGCTACCGGAGTTCCATTAAAATCGTAAAATGTAGGGCATTGCGCACTGGTATTCAGCACGCTGAAAAGTATCGCAACCAGGAGGAGTCCGCTAAACCGAAGTGTTTTCCACGTTTCCATGACCTTTTTTACGCGAGAGAGCACTCAAAAGGTTCGGTTTTTTGGCACTTTTTTCAGCAACCCCGCAACATGATGGGTGTATTCAACGCCAAATCAGCGGCAAAGCGAAAAACAACATGAAATGGAGGAGACATCATGCACCTGCCTGCACGAGCCTCCGCGCTTCTGAGCGCAACACCCGAAGGGCATTTTCGTTGGGTGCTCTTCCTACTTCACTCAAAATGCTAAAAACAAGGCGGCTCATCTCAAGCCCCGTAGCTTTTGCTCCCATCTTTTCATGGGCAATGTTGAAGAGTTGAAGGGTTTCCTCCTTTGCCTGCACCACGTGTTTCCAGGCCTCGTCTGACACGTAAATCTGCTGACTGAGATTGTGGTCAAACTCTTCCCGCACGGCCTTGGCCAAATCGTTGCGCAAAAGATCTGCCGACATCCCGCCCTGGTGCATGCGCATAATCAATGCGTCGGGGGTGATGCGCTCAAGGTACAACACCAAACGCTCGTAGGCCTGCGCCCTCAGTGCCAGCATGCCGTTGGAGCTGCCTCCTGCCTGCGCTACTACCGCACCGGATTTTGAATGTGCCGCCTTGAAAAGCGTGAGTTCCTTATCGAGCAAAGTAGCCCGGTGATTGAGGTATTCACGGTAGATAAATGCACTACCCAATACTGCAATCAATACCGGAACGGCAGTGTATGAGAGGGTTTCGACGTACTCGAGCATAGGTGTTGATTTTGGTTCAAAGATAGCACCACGCCTACAACGACCAACCGCGTAGAAATGTTATCCCGCGTTGTGTTTCCGCTCTGATTTTTCGCGCAGATCAGACTCATCCTCGCCGGTGAGGGTAGATTTGAGTCCGCTAAAAATCAAACGCCACCAGTAATTGAAGATGAATTTCTCCGGGTCGCGTTCAGCATACACTACGCCCTCCCGAACCCTTCCTTTAGAATCGGGGTTGGCAGACGGAACCAGGGTTTTATTGAGCAGACCCGCCAATGCCTTGCGAAAAATGTTCTGCCTGTCCTGATAATCGCGGTCCATGATTTTGATTTTGAGACCGTCATATTCAAAAAGCACGTCGCCAGTTCCTTCTTTGGCGTTGGCAGCAATGTTCCAGGCAAGTTGCCTCAACATACCTGATTCCATTCCAATGCGAGCCTGCGGCTCTAAGAGGGGGTTCAAATCGGCAAGCGCCATTGGGCCGAGCCTGCCACGCATGGTGAATCCGCCCCGAAGGTCGGTTAAATCGTAGCGAAAAGTTCCTGTAATCTGACCTTTACCCATCAACCTGCCGGAAACATCGATGTGGAGATGATGGTCATCTTCGAGCTTGGCCGGTAAATTGGTAGCATTGGTAATCAACGCGTTCAAGTTGTCAAAAAACAGGTAAGAAGTTCTTTCGGATTGATTGTCGGGCCGCTCGCGATAACCCGCCCTTCCGTCCTCCAACACTACGGTGCGCAAATCCAATCCCAGCGGCAATTCGCTCAAAATCTCATGCACCATTTTGGGGTATACATAATGCCTGTCATCAACGTGTTTATCGCGGTAAACCTCAACCCTGGGCGAAATAATTCTCACGGTATCCGCGTGCAATTCGCTGGTTCGGGCAAAGTGGCGCACATCCAGACCAAGTATCTCCAGACTACTGTTTTCGAGCATGATCCAATCTACTTCGTGCGCAAACTGATGCACGTATACAGACGGAGCCAGCTTGTTGATGTACTTCAACTTTTCAGCAACAAGTCGCGCTTCATCAGTATCAAATCTGATATTCAGGCTCCGAACTTTGGCGCGGTCCTCATCAACATGTACCTCCACACTTGCCGCATTACCCGAAATACGCTGCACATAAAACAATTCCTTGTCACTCAAAATCATATCTTTACTTAGAGCAAATTCATCTGCCTGCACATTGAGTTCCTGAATATCAAAGCGCACTGAATCCGTTTTGGGATCCATATTCACAAACGACGCGTCGAGCACCCGGAGATGCTTTACCGAGATTAGGTCGTAATCATTGTCGCGTTTTTCATCAGCAAGATAGACCTTCTCAGACTTTGCACGTGAAATTTTCAAGGTTGCATGCCCCGGACCAACCAGAGCGCTGTCAAGCACAATTTCATTCCGAAATATGAGATGAAGCCAATTGAATCCGGTGATGACTGCGTACTCTACGTTCAGGTTAAAATCCCATTCACCGTCCGCCGGTGCCAGCGCTACTTCTCGCCACATGCGAACATCCTCCATGCGCAGATTGGTACCGCGAAAGTCGTAGTCAAGCCATAGGTTGCCAAACTCCACCTCGTGGTTTTTAAACTCGGCAGTGCGTGTAAGCAAGCCTTTCACAATGCGATTTGCATTGGCATTGAGGTAGGCATTGATGGCAAGGGGCAAGGCCCAATACACCGCTATGGCCGCAAAAAACAAGACCAGCAAACGAAATAACCACCTGTTTTTCATCGTGCCTAAATTAAGCAAGATTGTTAAAGCAGCACCTTAAAAGCCAAATATATAAACGAACACGCCACCGAAACACGGCGAAGTGCGGAACTCCGGATAAGTCGTGCGGCTGGTTATGTCGGTTTTCCACAATTTTGTTGTCTGTTACCCCTTTTTCGTTCACAAGTATTAAGACCCTGACCCCGAAAAGAACCGTATCTTTGCGTTGCTATGAAAGCCCCCAAATTACCGATGCTTTTTAAGGCCGGGCGTCAGGAGCCCCGCCGCTTTCGCTATGCGCCGCGCGTGTACGACGAACGCAAAGAGCGATTGGAAAAACGCAAGAAAGAGATTGAGGAAGAATTGAAACTGGAAGAGAAAATAAAAACCGACCATCGCTACCAGAAATTAGAAGAAGACCGAAGCAGCTACCTGCGATTTGAGCGCCGCCGTCAAACCAGGCAATCCAACCTGAGGCTGGTGGTAATCCTTGTGGCCCTTCTGTTTGGAACCTATTTGCTGCTCAGGCGGCTGGATATTCTGGGTAGCGCCGAAAAGCTTTTCTGAAGCCGAAGCCCATGAGTGATATCATCAAACTGCTGCCCGATTCGGTGGCCAACCAGATAGCCGCCGGCGAAGTAATTCAACGCCCCGCATCAGCTGTAAAAGAGCTGATTGAAAACGCGGTTGATGCCAATTCAACCCGTATTCAACTTGCCGTAAAAGATGCAGGCCGCACCTTGATTCGAGTGATTGACAACGGCAGCGGCATGAGCGAAACCGACGCCCGTATGAGCTTTGAGCGTCACGCGACCTCCAAAATCAACGATGCGCAACAGCTTTTTTCTATTACCACCAAAGGTTTTAGAGGCGAAGCGCTGGCATCCATTGCCGCAGTGGCTCAAGTGGATATGCAAACGCGCTCACACCATCAGGATGTAGGTACGCGCATCCTGATTGAAGGCTCCAGGGTTAAATCTCAAAATCCGGAGGCCTGCCCGGTAGGCACCTCCATTGCCGTCCGAAACCTGTTTTTTAACGTTCCGGCACGACGCAACTTCCTCAAGTCCGACCCCGTTGAACTGCGCCATATCATTGAAGAATTTCACCGCGTGGCACTGGCCCATCCCGATATTGCCTTCAGCCTCACCCACAACGACAACGCATTATTTGACTTACCGGCCGGAAAGCGCAAGCAACGCATTGTGGGCATTTTTGGCGAAAAATTCAACGAGCGCATAGTACCCGTTGAAGAAGAAACACCGGTGCTCAAAATTGAAGGATTTGTGGGCAAACCTGAGTTTTCGCGCAAAACGCGGGGCGAACAGTACTTTTTTGTAAACAACAGGTTTATCAAGAGCGGCTACCTCAATCACGCTGTTAATATTGCCTATCAGGAATTGCTGCAAAGCAGTGATTACCCGGCTTACTTTCTCTACCTTCAAATAGATCCGGCGGAGATTGACATCAACATTCACCCCACCAAAACCGAAATCAAATTTAAAGATGAAAAGCTGGTGTATGCCATGCTCAATTCGGCCGTAAAACGTGCGCTGGGCCGCTTTAACCTCACGCCAACCCTTGATTTTGAGCGAGAAACAAGTTTTGATTTTCCCGAACAGCCCAACAGCCGCGAAGTGCGCCCGCCTACCATCGATATCAACCCCGATTACAACCCTTTTCGGCAGCCAGGGGGAAAT
Above is a genomic segment from Cryomorphaceae bacterium containing:
- a CDS encoding DUF748 domain-containing protein encodes the protein MKNRWLFRLLVLFFAAIAVYWALPLAINAYLNANANRIVKGLLTRTAEFKNHEVEFGNLWLDYDFRGTNLRMEDVRMWREVALAPADGEWDFNLNVEYAVITGFNWLHLIFRNEIVLDSALVGPGHATLKISRAKSEKVYLADEKRDNDYDLISVKHLRVLDASFVNMDPKTDSVRFDIQELNVQADEFALSKDMILSDKELFYVQRISGNAASVEVHVDEDRAKVRSLNIRFDTDEARLVAEKLKYINKLAPSVYVHQFAHEVDWIMLENSSLEILGLDVRHFARTSELHADTVRIISPRVEVYRDKHVDDRHYVYPKMVHEILSELPLGLDLRTVVLEDGRAGYRERPDNQSERTSYLFFDNLNALITNATNLPAKLEDDHHLHIDVSGRLMGKGQITGTFRYDLTDLRGGFTMRGRLGPMALADLNPLLEPQARIGMESGMLRQLAWNIAANAKEGTGDVLFEYDGLKIKIMDRDYQDRQNIFRKALAGLLNKTLVPSANPDSKGRVREGVVYAERDPEKFIFNYWWRLIFSGLKSTLTGEDESDLREKSERKHNAG
- the mutL gene encoding DNA mismatch repair endonuclease MutL, with amino-acid sequence MSDIIKLLPDSVANQIAAGEVIQRPASAVKELIENAVDANSTRIQLAVKDAGRTLIRVIDNGSGMSETDARMSFERHATSKINDAQQLFSITTKGFRGEALASIAAVAQVDMQTRSHHQDVGTRILIEGSRVKSQNPEACPVGTSIAVRNLFFNVPARRNFLKSDPVELRHIIEEFHRVALAHPDIAFSLTHNDNALFDLPAGKRKQRIVGIFGEKFNERIVPVEEETPVLKIEGFVGKPEFSRKTRGEQYFFVNNRFIKSGYLNHAVNIAYQELLQSSDYPAYFLYLQIDPAEIDINIHPTKTEIKFKDEKLVYAMLNSAVKRALGRFNLTPTLDFERETSFDFPEQPNSREVRPPTIDINPDYNPFRQPGGNQGVKSGHSEAFRKLRDMYEGVQNDVQTIQQDSTVPGTAALFNSDEEKNEYPCFQMHQKYIVTSIRSGILWIHQQRAHERVLYEQLVANMAHNKQATQQALFPDTLRFTAAESELLRSMLPEVRQLGFDLEEMGNQGFVVNGLPVDAAHRDPRSLIEELLEQYQLHGAKETLRTSDRLARSLAATLAIKTGQRLQQEEMRDLLDRLFGCEVPGRSPSGKPTIVSFTLDEIDAKFD